A genomic stretch from Carcharodon carcharias isolate sCarCar2 chromosome 27 unlocalized genomic scaffold, sCarCar2.pri SUPER_27_unloc_1, whole genome shotgun sequence includes:
- the LOC121273686 gene encoding zinc finger protein 271-like — MEKPWKCGDCGKGFRSPSELEAHRRSHTGERPFICSVCGKGFAHSSNLLTHQRVHTGERPFTCCVCGNGFSQLSSLQSHQRIHTGERPFICSECGKGFSNSSDLHKHKRVHTGERPFTCFECGKGFIDSSNLLRHQRVHTGERRFTCSECGKGFIDSSTLLTHQRVHTGETPFPCPECGKAFSNSSDLHKHQRVHTGERPFTCFDCGKGFSHSSNLQKHKRVHTGERPFTCSECGNGFSRLSSLQIHQRIHTGERPFTCSQCEKGFSNSSDLHKHQRVHTGERPFICSECGKGFSNSSDLHKHQRLHTGERPFTCSECGKGFSNSSDLHKHQQLHTGERPFICSECGKGFSNSSDLHKHQRLHTATRPFTCSECGKGFTQSPHLLRHQRVHTGERPFTCSECGKGFTQSPHLLRHQRVHK; from the coding sequence atggagaaaccatggaaatgtggggactgtgggaaaggattcagatCCCCATCTGAGCTGGAAGCTCACCGACGCAGtcatactggggagaggccattcatctgctctgtgtgtgggaagggattcgctcattcatccaacctgctgacacaccagcgagttcacactggggagagaccgttcacctgctgtgtgtgtgggaatgggttcagtcagttatccagcctgcagtcacaccagcgaattcacactggggagaggccatttatctgttctgaatgtgggaagggattcagtaattCATCCGACCTGCATAAAcacaagcgagttcacactggggagaggccgttcacctgctttgaatgtgggaagggatttattgattcatccaacctgctgcgacaccagcgagttcacaccggagaGAGAcggttcacctgctctgagtgtgggaagggatttattgattcatccaccctgctgacacaccagcgagttcacactggggagacacCATTCCCCTGTCCCGAGTGTGGGAAGGCATTCAGTAATTCATCCGACCTGCataaacaccagcgagttcacaccggggagagaccgttcacctgcttcgattgtgggaagggattcagtcattcatccaacctgcagaaacacaagcgagttcacactggggagaggccgttcacttgCTCTGAATGTGGAAACGGATTCAGTCGGTTATCCAGCCTGCAgatacaccagcgaattcacactggggagaggccattcacctgctctcagTGTGAGAAGGGATTCAGTAATTCATCTGACCTGCataaacaccagcgagttcacactggggagaggccattcatctgctctgagtgtgggaaaggattcagtaATTCATCTGACCTGCATAAAcaccagcgacttcacactggggaaaggccgttcacctgctctgagtgtgggaaaggattcagtaattcatctgacctgcataaacaccagcaacttcacactggggagaggccattcatctgctctgagtgtgggaaaggatttagTAATTCATCTGACCTGCATAAAcatcagcgacttcacactgccacgaggccgttcacctgctctgaatgtgggaaaggattcactcagtcaccccacctgctgagacaccagcgagttcacaccggggagaggccgttcacctgctctgagtgtgggaagggattcactcagtcacccCACCtgttgagacaccagcgagttcacaaatGA